Proteins from a genomic interval of Zingiber officinale cultivar Zhangliang chromosome 1B, Zo_v1.1, whole genome shotgun sequence:
- the LOC121975611 gene encoding uncharacterized protein LOC121975611, protein MSIEAAERDIISVTPEISRPKSSVGRNLTGKKEGSSEEKPVPHYLRASTNSCHDLCKYGIKHDVEVKKRRPIRKKKLANKDNPIGEKDEGTVVNKLERGKKDYSDLPPEKPENGLPPEKPENDMPPEKIIQISDLPTEKIIQLFDSTTNPEEVSVQGSMDWEFDFPSSAKMTDSLVKHAPPNQDDGSSEETTCIELMTPSSVSPSNASDLRESNYLSEGLGLPVKPISINLDQKAVENVIAFSEIGPTEGSSTEPVVVKLMVSSSTEHINASVTHTSSNLLEGIHHTSSNLLEGISEELNAAFPVQEHTASSEHTTLSELDASPVEVSSVKPKNHKNAISARKELANGGIPRKTTTLYGANKRGQKVGPCLVAKAKGDITELKSADENIGAHGRTKIIRPAKVMVSGISNTKEKNSLSVISKSVISRKTETKQMNNNLVAETTRTVKKRALSAGKTANESSEPANPVKARDLLLKAMSQSTSSENLNQLQSDKISKVSSHSGREVNKVLGQSLSSLSVRSLTRKVSTRKLCKDRNITPIPLVKIENRAGKLGPKKESGECSGPKQENINLRSLKQNVRKHVEVNKSVGKEGNIGSKSRGVNEPDMRQAVAQGSSIVISKDQIGKPHRRTASIQSDKLSTPLKLKFSRGKVVNLQSENKAPRILKFRQAKIASDKQNAIGDVDTKFTVISKSQIDRPHRRTASVHLEDKFSTPQKLKFRRGKVTSLQPENNVPRILRFRRRKLASDNQNDEGDFHTKFLRSGRSVPNSNASLAKALIVLLKHQDVQEKKDTQRLLNQVIEETASKLVETRKSKVKALVGAFETVISLHEGKVSPPRVPPTLSDASFPRLRAS, encoded by the coding sequence ATGAGTATAGAAGCAGCAGAGAGGGATATTATTTCTGTAACCCCTGAGATATCAAGGCCTAAAAGTTCAGTGGGAAGAAACCTGACAGGGAAAAAGGAAGGTTCATCTGAGGAAAAGCCAGTTCCTCATTACCTAAGAGCTTCCACAAATTCTTGCCATGATTTGTGCAAGTATGGAATAAAGCATGATGTCGAGGTTAAGAAAAGGCGACCTATTCGCAAAAAAAAATTAGCCAATAAAGACAACCCTATTGGTGAAAAAGATGAAGGCACCGTTGTTAACAAACTAGAGAGAGGAAAGAAAGATTATTCAGATTTGCCACCTGAGAAGCCAGAAAATGGTTTGCCACCTGAGAAGCCAGAAAATGATATGCCACCTGAGAAGATAATTCAGATTTCTGATCTTCCAACTGAAAAGATAATTCAGCTTTTTGACTCGACTACAAATCCAGAAGAAGTTTCAGTTCAAGGTTCCATGGATTGGGAGTTCGATTTTCCCTCAAGTGCTAAGATGACTGATTCACTTGTTAAGCATGCACCTCCGAATCAAGATGACGGATCATCAGAGGAAACAACATGCATCGAACTAATGACGCCATCATCCGTTTCACCAAGCAATGCTTCTGATTTGCGTGAGTCAAATTATCTGTCAGAAGGATTAGGATTACCTGTGAAGCCCATAAGCATCAATCTAGATCAGAAAGCAGTGGAGAATGTCATTGCCTTTAGTGAGATTGGACCTACAGAAGGATCATCAACTGAACCTGTCGTGGTAAAACTCATGGTTTCATCATCAACTGAACACATCAATGCTTCGGTCACTCATACATCTTCCAATCTTCTAGAAGGGATCCACCATACATCTTCCAATCTTCTAGAAGGGATCTCTGAAGAGCTGAATGCCGCATTTCCTGTACAGGAACACACTGCTTCTAGTGAGCATACCACTTTAAGCGAACTGGACGCATCGCCTGTTGAAGTCTCAAGCGTGAagcctaagaatcacaaaaatgcAATATCAGCCAGGAAGGAACTTGCCAATGGTGGTATACCACGCAAGACAACAACACTATACGGTGCAAATAAAAGGGGACAAAAGGTAGGTCCTTGTCTAGTAGCCAAAGCAAAAGGAGATATAACTGAACTCAAAAGTGCAGATGAAAATATTGGCGCACACGGAAGAACCAAAATCATTCGACCTGCAAAGGTCATGGTATCTGGGATTTCAAATACAAAGGAAAAGAATTCGTTAAGTGTAATTAGCAAATCGGTAATTTCTAGAAAGACAGAGACTAAACAGATGAATAACAACCTTGTTGCTGAGACAACCAGGACAGTCAAGAAAAGAGCTTTATCAGCTGGTAAGACTGCTAATGAATCTTCTGAGCCAGCCAACCCCGTGAAAGCCAGGGATCTCTTACTTAAAGCTATGTCTCAATCAACTTCTTCAGAAAATCTGAATCAATTACAGAGTGATAAGATAAGCAAGGTTTCAAGCCATTCAGGTAGAGAAGTGAACAAAGTACTGGGGCAATCCTTGAGTTCTCTATCTGTGCGATCCCTTACTAGAAAAGTTTCAACAAGAAAGTTATGTAAAGACAGGAATATAACCCCCATCCCTCTGGTGAAAATTGAAAACAGAGCTGGGAAACTGGGACCAAAGAAAGAAAGTGGTGAATGTAGTGGGCCAAAACAAGAGAACATAAATCTCAGGTCTCTGAAGCAAAATGTTAGAAAGCATGTGGAAGTGAATAAATCTGTTGGGAAAGAGGGTAACATTGGTTCTAAATCTCGTGGAGTGAATGAACCTGATATGAGACAAGCAGTAGCACAAGGAAGCTCCATTGTTATATCCAAGGATCAAATTGGTAAACCGCATAGAAGAACCGCAAGCATCCAGTCAGATAAATTATCTACACCTCTCAAGTTGAAATTCAGCAGAGGTAAGGTAGTCAACCTGCAATCTGAGAACAAGGCACCAAGAATACTGAAATTCAGACAGGCTAAAATAGCAAGTGACAAACAAAATGCTATAGGTGACGTTGATACAAAATTTACTGTTATCTCCAAGAGTCAGATTGACAGACCACATAGAAGAACCGCAAGTGTCCACTTGGAAGATAAATTTTCCACCCCTCAGAAGTTGAAATTCAGAAGAGGTAAGGTCACTAGCCTGCAACCTGAGAACAATGTGCCAAGAATTCTCAGATTCAGACGTCGTAAATTGGCAAGTGACAACCAAAACGATGAAGGAGATTTCCATACAAAGTTTCTTAGGAGTGGTCGAAGTGTTCCAAACTCCAATGCTTCCCTTGCAAAAGCACTTATAGTCCTTCTGAAGCACCAAGATGTGCAGGAAAAGAAAGACACGCAACGTTTGTTGAATCAGGTGATTGAGGAAACTGCTAGTAAACTTGTTGAAACGAGGAAGAGCAAGGTGAAGGCCCTGGTTGGTGCTTTTGAAACTGTTATCTCACTTCACGAAGGCAAAGTGTCTCCTCCTCGAGTTCCACCAACTCTTTCTGATGCTTCATTTCCACGATTGCGTGCGTCATAA